A genomic segment from Triticum dicoccoides isolate Atlit2015 ecotype Zavitan chromosome 1A, WEW_v2.0, whole genome shotgun sequence encodes:
- the LOC119288641 gene encoding uncharacterized protein LOC119288641: MGKQRDGDGETKDKKKRASWTTAQLDLLVSMMKEYADAARFRGQNGWTKEGWNSMTTRLNNQFPRANFIVCQLKFREQRLKREYFVVKSIVEKSGFGFDLNTKMPTTIDEKWDELSKEQQKWRYKAFPYYDDLHAIYDGKTAEGKGCKRTTDVVEEKSSPATDLPQGESFTQQVLDAAGLNSPSPTLPAPGFAGHNYEWTEGIYGEDVEVFPGNNTERVENNSSQIPTENMNTLPDPPPMNKARTSKGNDEGKAKRGKETAIEDLVAVRKEELKTCVDVKTKQIESYREVKKAQMEKKILTKILIALPIAL, translated from the exons ATGGGGAAACAGAGAGATGGCGATGGAGAGACCAAAG ACAAGAAAAAGAGAGCATCATGGACCACTGCTCAACTAGACCTGCTCGTTTCTATGATGAAAGAGTATGCAGATGCAGCTAGATTTCGTGGTCAGAATGGATGGACGAAAGAAGGATGGAATTCCATGACTACACGATTGAATAATCAGTTTCCAAGAGCTAATTTCATTGTTTGTCAACTAAAATTTAGAGAGCAGCGGTTGAAGAGAGAATATTTTGTTGTCAAATCTATTGTAGAGAAGAGTGGCTTCGGTTTTGATCTTAATACAAAAATGCCAACAACCATTGATGAAAAATGGGATGAATTGAGCAAAGAACAACAGAAGTGGAGATACAAAGCTTTCCCTTACTATGATGACTTGCATGCAATTTATGATG GTAAAACAGCGGAGGGGAAGGGCTGTAAGAGGACAACTGATGTGGTTGAAGAGAAGTCCAGTCCGGCTACAGATTTACCACAAGGGGAAAGCTTCACACAACAAGTTCTAGATGCCGCCGGGCTTAATTCGCCTAGTCCAACATTACCAGCTCCAGGCTTTGCAGGTCATAATTACGAGTGGACTGAAGGCATATATGGTGAGGATGTTGAAGTATTTCCTGGTAACAACACAGAACGTGTGGAGAATAACAGTAGCCAAATTCCCACAGAAAACATGAACACACTTCCTGACCCACCACCTATGAATAAGGCTAGGACTTCTAAAGGCAATGATGAAGGTAAGGCTAAGAGAGGAAAAGAAACAGCGATTGAAGATCTGGTTGCTGTTAGAAAAGAAGAACTTAAAACTTGTGTGGATGTAAAGACAAAACAAATTGAGAGCTATAGAGAAGTGAAAAAGGCACAGATGGAAAAAAAGATCCTGACAAAGATCCTTATTGCATTGCCAATTGCATTGTAA